Proteins co-encoded in one Nematostella vectensis chromosome 15, jaNemVect1.1, whole genome shotgun sequence genomic window:
- the LOC5506078 gene encoding octopamine receptor beta-1R, with protein sequence MDVYPLWSMTSLGVLSLLVITSNIAVCILVLCTRSLRTYTNGFVVSLAFADILIGLALFIQYPLQVESPVALNVMYSVSLLSSVANLCAVTYDRYLAVLQPLRYTPTIAKYFFRILVGVWVTGLVSAVIPLTWFPSTSGVIHQVYQFVMLVAGIIIPYTFIFICYWRIYKQVRICVAKERKLSRLVCDRVELTKCRRISSEAKLAKVFIVISVMFVLSWLPVIYVTAVIAIGKPELMIKALNSSSPFTLALGSLVNPILYSFLKPDFKFAIRKLVQSLFRGDRYYKDVTRKKSSGDISRLEVTMLSQRHSSIVTVSEM encoded by the coding sequence ATGGATGTTTACCCACTCTGGTCGATGACTTCCTTGGGAGTCCTGTCACTTCTCGTAATCACCTCCAACATTGCCGTCTGTATCTTAGTTCTGTGCACACGGTCTCTGCGGACTTACACGAACGGCTTCGTCGTGTCTCTGGCCTTTGCGGATATTCTTATAGGCCTGGCCCTGTTTATCCAGTACCCGCTACAAGTTGAAAGCCCTGTTGCACTCAACGTAATGTACAGCGTATCTCTACTCTCTAGCGTGGCGAACTTATGCGCAGTGACCTACGATCGCTACTTAGCGGTACTGCAGCCTTTAAGGTATACCCCGACGATCGCAAAGTACTTTTTCCGGATTCTTGTTGGGGTCTGGGTGACCGGACTTGTGTCCGCTGTTATTCCTCTCACGTGGTTTCCAAGCACTTCAGGGGTCATCCACCAGGTTTACCAGTTCGTTATGCTTGTCGCGGGCATCATAATCCCTTATACTTTTATCTTTATCTGCTATTGGCGAATATATAAGCAGGTCCGAATTTGCGTCGCGAAGGAACGAAAGCTATCGAGACTCGTCTGCGACAGAGTCGAGCTCACGAAATGCCGCCGCATATCCTCCGAGGCAAAGCTAGCGAAGGTGTTCATCGTGATATCGGTTATGTTCGTGCTGAGCTGGCTACCTGTGATCTACGTCACGGCTGTCATAGCAATAGGGAAACCTGAGCTAATGATAAAAGCGTTGAATTCAAGCTCACCCTTCACGCTCGCTCTTGGATCTCTAGTGAATCCTATTTTGTACAGTTTTCTTAAACCTGACTTTAAGTTTGCGATTCGTAAGCTGGTCCAGTCCTTGTTTCGAGGAGATAGGTACTACAAGGATGTGACAAGGAAAAAGAGTTCAGGGGACATATCCCGGCTTGAAGTGACAATGCTTTCACAGAGACATTCATCTATAGTCACTGTCAGTGAAATGTAG